From a region of the Desulfomicrobium escambiense DSM 10707 genome:
- a CDS encoding four helix bundle suffix domain-containing protein, which produces MEPIIARHGGYRKLKSFQLARLCYDVTVRFCERYVPAGSRTRDQMVQAARSGVQNIAEGSEASGTSKKTELKLTSVSRASLEELLLDYEDFLRQRNLPMWPAADPRRASLVARRCRNADEVAAWVRGVRDDALRAERDGACSNAAAPGYPEIAANAALTLIGVTCALLDRQLAALAQAFAEEGGFTERLYRVRTAQKRRKGEMD; this is translated from the coding sequence TTGGAGCCGATCATTGCCAGGCATGGCGGGTACAGGAAGCTGAAGAGCTTTCAGCTGGCGCGGTTGTGCTACGACGTCACGGTGCGGTTTTGCGAGCGCTATGTCCCGGCCGGCAGCCGGACGCGGGACCAGATGGTGCAGGCGGCGCGCAGCGGGGTGCAGAACATCGCCGAAGGCAGCGAGGCGAGCGGCACATCCAAGAAAACGGAACTCAAGCTCACCAGCGTGTCCAGAGCCAGCCTGGAAGAACTGCTTCTGGACTACGAGGACTTTCTGCGCCAACGCAACCTGCCCATGTGGCCCGCCGCCGACCCGCGTCGCGCCTCTCTGGTGGCCCGGCGCTGCCGGAACGCCGACGAGGTGGCAGCCTGGGTCCGGGGAGTTCGGGACGATGCGCTGCGTGCAGAACGAGACGGCGCTTGTAGCAACGCAGCGGCACCGGGCTACCCCGAAATTGCTGCCAACGCGGCCCTGACCCTTATCGGCGTGACCTGCGCCCTGTTGGACCGCCAACTGGCCGCCCTTGCCCAGGCCTTCGCGGAAGAAGGCGGTTTTACGGAGCGCCTCTACCGCGTGCGTACGGCGCAGAAAAGAAGAAAAGGGGAAATGGACTGA
- a CDS encoding class I SAM-dependent methyltransferase codes for MDNPKTATIQLAKTYADRGDPDGWFEEFYSWAGGDIAKVYWADLEPNPLLLDWLDAHPAPAGRRAVVVGCGLGDDAESLRERGYAVTAFDISPSAVEMCRRRYPGSPVSYVVADLFDHPAAWRRGFDLVYECNTIQILTGGNRVRALNAIAELVAPGGVAVVSCRSRESDDHSQTFPIALDRHEIDGFVRAGLTETHFLAYDDHQDPPVPHFFAVYRRPA; via the coding sequence ATGGACAATCCCAAAACCGCGACGATACAGTTGGCCAAGACATACGCCGACAGGGGCGATCCCGACGGGTGGTTCGAGGAATTCTACTCCTGGGCGGGCGGCGACATCGCCAAGGTCTACTGGGCCGACCTGGAGCCCAACCCCCTGCTTCTCGACTGGCTCGACGCGCACCCCGCGCCGGCCGGCAGGCGGGCCGTGGTGGTCGGCTGCGGGCTGGGCGACGACGCCGAGTCCCTGCGGGAGCGCGGTTACGCGGTCACGGCCTTCGACATCTCCCCTTCCGCCGTGGAGATGTGCCGCCGGCGCTATCCCGGCAGCCCCGTTTCGTACGTCGTGGCCGATCTCTTCGACCACCCCGCGGCCTGGCGGCGCGGCTTCGATCTCGTCTACGAGTGCAACACCATCCAGATCCTCACGGGCGGCAACCGGGTCAGGGCTCTGAACGCCATCGCCGAACTGGTCGCACCCGGCGGCGTGGCCGTCGTCTCCTGCCGCAGCCGCGAGAGCGACGACCATTCTCAGACCTTCCCCATCGCCCTGGACCGCCATGAGATCGACGGCTTCGTGCGCGCCGGTCTGACGGAAACGCACTTTCTGGCCTACGACGACCACCAGGACCCGCCCGTCCCGCACTTCTTCGCGGTGTACAGGCGGCCGGCCTGA
- a CDS encoding NAD(P)-dependent oxidoreductase — MKTAFIGLGIMGSRMAANLLKSGAELTVFNRSAGPAQELERLGARAAASCAEAVRDADVVFTMLSTPEVVRDVALSESGFVSAMKAGAIWVDCSTVDPSFSRWSGQSARDRGVRFVDAPVSGTKPNAERGDLVFLVGGDAGDVREIEPLLNVMGGKIIHAGETGRGAGLKMLINALLAQAMVVFSETVLLGEKLGFDRNFLLDTLPNTHVVAPFTKAKAEMIRKDEYEVNFPLEWMLKDLRLVERTAAEADQPLYLARLARELYAGADENGLGREDFAAIYRYLHD; from the coding sequence ATGAAGACTGCGTTCATCGGACTCGGGATCATGGGCAGCCGCATGGCCGCCAATCTGCTCAAAAGCGGCGCCGAGCTGACGGTGTTCAACCGTTCAGCCGGACCCGCACAGGAACTGGAGCGTCTAGGGGCGCGGGCCGCTGCGTCGTGCGCGGAGGCCGTGCGGGACGCGGATGTCGTCTTCACCATGCTCAGCACGCCCGAGGTCGTGCGGGACGTCGCCCTGTCGGAGTCCGGCTTCGTGTCCGCCATGAAGGCGGGCGCCATCTGGGTCGACTGCTCCACGGTCGACCCGTCCTTCTCCCGCTGGTCCGGGCAGTCCGCCCGCGATCGCGGCGTGCGCTTCGTCGACGCCCCGGTGTCGGGAACCAAGCCCAACGCCGAGCGCGGCGATCTCGTGTTCCTGGTGGGCGGCGACGCGGGGGACGTGCGGGAGATCGAGCCGCTGCTCAATGTCATGGGCGGCAAGATCATCCACGCCGGGGAGACGGGACGCGGGGCGGGCCTGAAAATGCTCATCAACGCGCTCCTGGCCCAGGCCATGGTCGTCTTCTCCGAAACGGTCCTGCTGGGCGAGAAGCTCGGCTTCGACCGCAACTTTCTGCTCGACACGCTGCCGAACACGCACGTGGTTGCGCCCTTCACCAAGGCCAAGGCCGAGATGATCCGCAAGGACGAATACGAGGTGAACTTCCCGCTGGAATGGATGCTCAAGGATCTGCGCCTGGTCGAGCGGACCGCCGCCGAAGCGGACCAGCCGCTGTACCTGGCTCGTTTGGCGCGGGAACTCTACGCCGGGGCCGACGAGAACGGTCTGGGGCGCGAAGACTTCGCGGCCATCTATAGGTATCTGCACGACTAG
- a CDS encoding alpha/beta fold hydrolase, translating to MERESVFTAADGARIAYRITRAGAPRRTLVLLHGVASNMTRWWNFVGGTSLAQGWDILRLDLRGHGGSLCRGRVGMDVWSADLAALLRHEGVEQAEVVGHCLGANLALWFAWLHPDLVSGLVLIEPMFRAAITGQMTRVLHLRPVLAAMVRPLLALAARGVHRGSLPPLDLAELDRLAHEAMARTNGAFPTKRFSSPMHELRILPTVVYLQDLLAVTDPLPDLSAVRAPALALLSSGGIFGDPGMTVRCLEALPDCRIEHLDAVHWIPTEQPLAMREAIERWCGRHG from the coding sequence ATGGAACGGGAGAGCGTATTCACGGCCGCGGACGGCGCGCGCATCGCCTACCGCATCACGCGGGCCGGGGCGCCGCGGCGGACTCTCGTCCTGCTGCACGGCGTGGCCAGCAACATGACCAGATGGTGGAATTTCGTGGGCGGCACGAGCCTGGCCCAAGGCTGGGACATCCTGCGCCTGGACCTGCGCGGCCACGGCGGGTCGCTGTGTCGCGGCCGGGTGGGTATGGACGTCTGGAGCGCCGACCTCGCCGCCCTGCTGCGGCACGAGGGCGTTGAACAGGCGGAGGTGGTGGGGCACTGCCTGGGCGCAAACCTCGCCCTGTGGTTCGCCTGGCTGCACCCGGACCTGGTTTCGGGCCTGGTGCTCATCGAGCCCATGTTCCGCGCCGCCATCACCGGGCAGATGACCCGAGTGCTGCACCTGCGCCCCGTGCTGGCGGCCATGGTGCGGCCCCTGCTGGCCCTTGCGGCCCGGGGCGTGCACCGGGGAAGCCTGCCGCCCCTGGACCTGGCCGAACTCGACCGGCTCGCCCACGAGGCCATGGCCCGGACGAACGGGGCGTTCCCGACCAAGCGCTTTTCCTCGCCGATGCACGAGCTGCGCATCCTGCCCACGGTCGTGTACCTGCAGGACCTGCTCGCCGTCACCGACCCGTTGCCGGACCTCTCGGCCGTCCGCGCGCCGGCCCTGGCCCTGCTGTCCAGCGGCGGCATTTTCGGCGACCCCGGCATGACCGTCCGCTGTCTGGAAGCGCTTCCCGACTGCCGCATCGAACATCTCGACGCCGTGCACTGGATCCCGACGGAACAGCCCCTGGCCATGCGCGAAGCCATCGAACGCTGGTGCGGCCGGCACGGCTGA
- a CDS encoding LutC/YkgG family protein, producing the protein MNPIIERVRKALGVQAGDGRERIVFAKSEDFVNCAGTPVPAEECAGWMDSIRAEAKALNLQVHECPDAAACGRAIAALAAERSPEWDTARQIVRWSDPLLASLELEKLLPADIAVKVVPEADSFGESERQEFRREVVASYIGITTADYLLADTASIVLLGGKGRARSVSLVPSIHIAVVPAERIVGSYRRMLSSLNARSLPSNVTVITGPSKTADIEATLVHGAHGPREMHLFVVGAAH; encoded by the coding sequence ATGAACCCCATCATCGAACGGGTCCGCAAGGCCCTCGGCGTCCAGGCCGGCGACGGCCGGGAGCGCATCGTCTTCGCCAAGAGCGAGGACTTCGTGAACTGCGCCGGCACCCCTGTCCCGGCCGAGGAATGTGCCGGCTGGATGGACAGCATCCGGGCCGAGGCCAAGGCCCTGAACCTGCAGGTCCACGAGTGCCCCGACGCGGCCGCCTGCGGCCGGGCCATCGCGGCCCTGGCCGCCGAACGCAGCCCCGAGTGGGACACCGCGCGGCAGATCGTGCGCTGGAGCGACCCTCTGCTCGCAAGCCTGGAACTCGAAAAGCTGCTGCCGGCCGACATCGCCGTCAAGGTCGTGCCCGAGGCCGACAGCTTCGGTGAGAGCGAGCGCCAGGAGTTCCGCCGCGAGGTCGTGGCCTCATACATCGGCATCACCACGGCCGACTACCTCCTGGCCGACACCGCCTCCATCGTGCTGCTGGGCGGCAAAGGCCGGGCGCGGTCCGTGTCCCTGGTGCCGTCCATCCACATCGCCGTGGTTCCGGCAGAACGCATCGTCGGCTCCTACCGGCGGATGCTCTCCAGCCTGAACGCCCGGAGCCTGCCGTCCAACGTGACCGTCATCACCGGCCCGAGCAAGACGGCCGACATCGAGGCCACCCTCGTGCACGGGGCCCACGGGCCGCGCGAGATGCACCTCTTCGTGGTCGGCGCCGCGCATTAG
- a CDS encoding LutB/LldF family L-lactate oxidation iron-sulfur protein, which translates to MHSQTPLKYRELAAGAVKDSQLHRALGMMRDKVGRNAVNLYNQIAPGQDSRRAAKAVRSRIVDNLDVVLETLTENIRARGGQVYLADTGADAVEYCLQVARRHQVRRVVKGKSMLSEEICLNPALEAAGIETVETDLGEYIVQLKGEAPSHIIAPAIHYTREQVGALFAEKLGEPYTDDPPSLTAMARKALREKMLTADMGISGGNTACAETGHVTIVSNEGNIRMTSTMPRVHIVLLGIEKIAATLEDHDILLRMLTRAAAGQKISTYISYVGGPRLPDEPDGPEEFHLVLVDNGRSRILADPDFREVLHCVRCGGCLNVCPVYLNIGGHSYGSPYCGPIGAVFTPLTRGIGECSHLCQGETLCGACKQVCPVDNDLPRMLSLLRAKLADGDPKWDVLPQSRAAKLAFTAWSLVMSRRGLYDALRGLARMGQRLLPRRDGWIVRLPGPLGGWTRGRDFPPLAEESFGERWARRNRDGRDA; encoded by the coding sequence ATGCACAGCCAGACCCCTCTGAAATACCGGGAACTCGCCGCCGGCGCCGTCAAGGACTCGCAGCTGCACCGGGCCCTGGGCATGATGCGCGACAAGGTCGGTCGCAATGCCGTGAATCTCTACAATCAGATCGCCCCTGGGCAGGACTCGCGCCGGGCCGCCAAGGCCGTGCGCAGCAGGATCGTCGACAACCTCGACGTGGTCCTCGAAACCCTGACAGAAAATATCCGGGCCAGGGGAGGACAGGTCTACCTGGCCGACACCGGCGCCGACGCCGTCGAGTACTGCCTGCAGGTCGCCCGCCGCCATCAGGTCCGCCGCGTGGTCAAGGGCAAGTCCATGCTCAGCGAAGAGATCTGCCTCAACCCCGCCCTGGAGGCCGCCGGCATCGAGACCGTGGAGACGGACCTGGGCGAGTACATCGTGCAGCTCAAGGGCGAGGCCCCCTCGCACATCATCGCCCCGGCCATCCACTACACCCGCGAGCAGGTCGGCGCGCTCTTCGCCGAAAAGCTCGGCGAGCCCTACACCGACGACCCGCCCAGCCTGACCGCCATGGCGCGCAAGGCTCTGCGCGAGAAGATGCTCACGGCCGACATGGGCATCTCCGGCGGCAACACGGCCTGCGCCGAGACCGGACACGTGACCATCGTCTCCAACGAGGGCAACATCCGCATGACCTCGACCATGCCCCGCGTGCACATCGTGCTCCTGGGCATCGAGAAGATCGCCGCCACCCTGGAGGACCACGACATCCTCCTGCGCATGCTGACCCGCGCCGCGGCCGGACAGAAGATATCCACCTACATCAGCTACGTCGGCGGGCCGCGCCTGCCCGACGAACCCGACGGGCCCGAGGAGTTCCACCTCGTCCTCGTGGACAACGGCCGCAGCCGCATCCTGGCCGATCCCGACTTCCGGGAGGTCCTGCACTGCGTGCGCTGCGGCGGCTGCCTCAACGTCTGCCCCGTGTACCTGAACATCGGCGGACACAGTTACGGCTCGCCCTACTGCGGCCCCATCGGCGCCGTCTTCACGCCCCTGACCCGGGGCATAGGCGAATGCAGCCACCTCTGCCAGGGCGAGACCCTGTGCGGCGCCTGCAAGCAGGTCTGCCCCGTGGACAACGACCTGCCGCGCATGCTCTCCCTGCTGCGCGCCAAGCTGGCCGATGGCGACCCCAAGTGGGACGTGCTGCCCCAGAGCAGGGCGGCCAAGCTCGCCTTCACGGCCTGGTCCCTCGTCATGAGTCGGCGCGGCCTCTACGACGCCCTGCGCGGCCTGGCCCGTATGGGTCAGCGCCTGCTGCCGCGCCGCGACGGGTGGATCGTCAGGCTGCCCGGACCGCTGGGAGGGTGGACCAGGGGACGCGATTTTCCGCCTCTGGCCGAGGAAAGTTTCGGCGAAAGATGGGCCCGGCGAAACCGGGACGGGAGGGACGCATGA
- a CDS encoding (Fe-S)-binding protein, with protein sequence MNKPQRVTLFMQCIVDSCFPQVGEAMVAVLERQGLTLEYPADQTCCGQPAFNAGYRNEAARLARRFLDVFEDAECIVCPSGSCVHMVRHHYRELFAKEPRLLARAERVGARTFEFTEFLVDVLGVTDVGASWHGDVTYHDSCHLLRGLGVKDQPRALLAAVRGLNLIEMTRSDECCGFGGTFSAKYPEISEALLETKLANIQATGAGAVVGCDMGCLMHMQGMIRRRELPISVHHIAEILAGRQ encoded by the coding sequence ATGAACAAACCGCAACGGGTGACCCTGTTCATGCAGTGCATCGTCGACTCGTGCTTCCCCCAGGTCGGGGAGGCCATGGTCGCGGTCCTCGAACGGCAGGGGCTCACCCTCGAATACCCGGCGGACCAGACCTGCTGCGGACAGCCGGCCTTCAACGCCGGGTACCGCAACGAGGCCGCCCGCCTGGCCCGCCGCTTTCTCGACGTGTTCGAGGACGCCGAATGCATCGTCTGCCCCTCGGGCTCCTGCGTGCACATGGTCCGTCATCACTACCGCGAGCTTTTTGCCAAGGAGCCCAGGCTTCTGGCGCGGGCTGAGCGGGTGGGAGCGCGGACCTTCGAGTTCACGGAATTTCTGGTCGACGTGCTCGGCGTGACCGACGTGGGTGCGTCGTGGCATGGGGACGTAACCTACCATGATTCCTGCCACCTCCTGCGCGGGCTCGGCGTCAAGGACCAGCCGCGGGCGCTCCTGGCAGCCGTGCGGGGGCTGAACCTCATCGAGATGACCCGCTCCGACGAGTGCTGCGGCTTCGGCGGCACCTTTTCGGCCAAATACCCCGAGATCTCCGAGGCCCTTCTCGAAACCAAGCTGGCCAACATCCAGGCCACCGGCGCGGGCGCCGTGGTCGGCTGCGACATGGGGTGCCTCATGCACATGCAGGGTATGATCCGCCGCCGCGAACTGCCCATCAGCGTCCACCACATCGCCGAAATCCTGGCCGGGAGGCAGTGA
- a CDS encoding ABC transporter ATP-binding protein — protein MPLLELDHVSVSYGPVQAVRDVSLHVDRGEMVTLIGANGAGKSTILRAVSGLARIASGSLRFNDADISKARPDVIVRAGLAHCPEGRQVLAAQTIEDNLLLGAYIRKDKAGIARDLEKSYLMFPRLLERRTQLAGTLSGGEQQMLAIARALMSSPRLLLLDEPSLGLAPLVVEEIFAILDRLNSQGMTILLVEQNARLALAHSHRGYVLESGQIAASGDAKGLLEDERVLAAYLGA, from the coding sequence ATGCCGCTCCTCGAACTTGATCACGTCAGCGTCAGCTACGGCCCCGTCCAGGCCGTGCGCGACGTCAGCCTGCACGTCGACCGCGGCGAGATGGTCACCCTCATCGGCGCCAACGGCGCCGGCAAGAGCACCATCCTGCGCGCCGTCTCCGGCCTGGCCCGCATCGCCTCCGGCTCCCTGCGTTTCAACGACGCCGACATCTCCAAGGCCCGACCCGACGTCATCGTCCGCGCCGGCCTCGCCCATTGCCCCGAAGGGCGCCAGGTCCTGGCCGCGCAGACCATCGAGGACAACCTTCTGCTCGGCGCCTACATCCGCAAGGACAAGGCCGGCATCGCCCGCGACCTCGAAAAGTCCTACCTCATGTTCCCGCGACTTCTCGAACGCCGCACCCAGCTCGCCGGGACCCTCTCGGGCGGCGAACAGCAGATGCTCGCCATCGCCCGCGCCCTCATGAGCTCGCCGCGCCTGCTCCTCCTCGACGAGCCCTCCCTGGGCCTGGCCCCCCTCGTCGTCGAGGAGATCTTCGCCATCCTCGACCGCCTGAACAGCCAGGGCATGACCATCCTCCTCGTCGAACAGAACGCGCGCCTCGCCCTGGCCCATTCGCACCGCGGCTACGTCCTCGAATCCGGACAGATCGCCGCCTCCGGCGACGCCAAGGGGTTGCTCGAAGACGAACGCGTGCTGGCGGCGTACCTCGGGGCGTAG
- a CDS encoding ABC transporter ATP-binding protein encodes MSETILQLDGVSRSFGGLMAVGDVSFSVQAGEIFGLIGPNGAGKTTLFNLVSGITPVSSGRVSFLGRDILGLAPHKVAGMGMDRTFQNIRLFAGMSVLDNVRAPMQAFSRTGFFSDLLGLPASRDQETQIMATAMDLLNLVGLGAKARAAASSLPYGERRRLEIARALALRPKLLLLDEPAAGLNLAEKAELSDFIRDLRSRFDLTVLIIEHHVPLVMGLCDRLAVLNFGRLICQGRPEEVRCDKSVIDAYLGDSHAAPRT; translated from the coding sequence ATGAGCGAGACCATCCTCCAGCTCGACGGCGTGTCCCGCTCCTTCGGCGGCCTCATGGCCGTCGGCGACGTCAGCTTCTCCGTTCAGGCCGGCGAGATCTTCGGGCTCATCGGGCCCAACGGCGCGGGCAAGACCACGCTCTTCAACCTCGTCTCCGGCATCACCCCCGTGTCCTCCGGCCGCGTCAGCTTCCTTGGCCGCGACATCCTGGGACTCGCCCCGCACAAGGTCGCCGGCATGGGCATGGACCGCACCTTCCAGAACATCCGACTCTTCGCCGGCATGAGCGTCCTCGACAACGTCCGCGCGCCCATGCAGGCCTTCTCGCGCACCGGCTTTTTCTCGGACCTCCTCGGCCTGCCCGCCAGCCGCGACCAGGAGACGCAGATCATGGCCACGGCCATGGACCTCCTGAACCTCGTCGGACTGGGCGCCAAGGCCCGCGCCGCCGCATCGTCCCTGCCGTACGGCGAACGCCGCCGACTCGAGATCGCCCGCGCCCTGGCCCTGCGGCCAAAACTTCTGCTCCTCGACGAACCGGCCGCCGGACTCAACCTCGCCGAAAAGGCCGAACTGAGCGACTTCATCCGCGACCTGCGCAGCCGTTTCGACCTGACCGTGCTCATCATCGAGCACCACGTGCCCTTGGTCATGGGCCTGTGCGACCGCCTGGCCGTCCTCAACTTCGGCCGCCTCATCTGCCAGGGGCGGCCCGAAGAGGTCCGCTGCGACAAATCCGTCATCGACGCCTACCTCGGAGACAGCCATGCCGCTCCTCGAACTTGA
- a CDS encoding branched-chain amino acid ABC transporter permease — MFLENYGFLIVAIVQQALLGMSLWYPLMAGQLSLASIGFYSMGGYIAAIMGTSPAFAAWREALGPALYPVEWLIALAASALLGLAVGIPALRLRGIYLALATIAFVQVLNVVVLVLDVTGGAVGLFGIPQPFESRLGYLWFFGPLLAVMLIFSARLTRTVAGRSFMAIREDELAAQAMGIPTTFEKVRAFVIGCGLAGVVGAMSAPFLNTWNARQSSFDASVACLAYVLIGGARSVWGPLLGAALLVALPEVLRPLKDARLIMNGIVLVVACIYLPQGIAGLLASLRRREVA, encoded by the coding sequence ATGTTCCTCGAAAACTACGGATTCCTCATCGTGGCCATCGTCCAGCAGGCCCTGCTGGGCATGAGCCTGTGGTACCCGCTCATGGCCGGGCAGCTGTCCCTGGCCAGCATCGGCTTCTACTCCATGGGCGGCTACATCGCCGCCATCATGGGCACCAGCCCCGCCTTCGCCGCCTGGCGCGAAGCCCTGGGCCCCGCCCTCTATCCCGTCGAATGGCTCATCGCCCTGGCGGCCAGCGCGCTGCTGGGCCTCGCCGTCGGCATCCCGGCCCTGCGCCTGCGCGGCATCTACCTCGCCCTGGCCACCATCGCCTTCGTCCAGGTATTGAACGTCGTCGTCCTCGTCCTCGACGTGACCGGCGGCGCCGTGGGCCTCTTCGGCATCCCGCAGCCCTTCGAGAGCCGCCTCGGCTACCTGTGGTTCTTCGGGCCGCTCCTGGCCGTCATGCTCATCTTTTCCGCCCGCCTGACGCGCACCGTGGCCGGCCGCTCCTTCATGGCCATCCGCGAGGACGAACTGGCCGCCCAGGCCATGGGCATCCCGACGACCTTCGAGAAGGTCCGGGCCTTCGTCATCGGCTGCGGCCTGGCCGGCGTCGTCGGGGCCATGAGCGCGCCGTTCCTCAACACCTGGAACGCCCGCCAGAGCAGCTTCGACGCCTCCGTGGCCTGCCTGGCCTACGTGCTCATCGGCGGCGCCCGCTCCGTCTGGGGCCCGCTCCTGGGCGCTGCCCTCCTGGTCGCCTTGCCCGAAGTCCTGCGGCCCCTCAAGGACGCACGCCTGATCATGAACGGCATCGTCCTCGTCGTGGCCTGCATCTACCTGCCCCAGGGCATCGCCGGGCTGCTGGCCTCCCTGCGCAGAAGGGAGGTTGCATGA
- a CDS encoding branched-chain amino acid ABC transporter permease: MNIVFLLQSFINGLSIGSVYAIFALGYTLVFSILGIINFAHGAVFTLGAYCTYALAVGDFGLNGLLAGMSLPFRLPFPLALLGGSLLAGGIGVLVERLAFRPLRAKGADPLLALVSSLGVALILVNCLQFLVGAEIYAFPSGIFGSLPMAMVFKMDGKVLAVRTVQIIILVVSLAMLLALAWFMNRTRMGKALQATAENPETASLLGIHVDRYILSTFFISGALGGLSGTLIGASFGLAGPYFGVSYGLKGLAVIVLGGLGSIPGAVLGGLVIGLGEAFLPPDYSSMKEAVAFVMLFVILLARPQGLLGRQTIQKV; the protein is encoded by the coding sequence ATGAACATCGTCTTTCTGCTGCAAAGCTTCATCAACGGCCTGTCCATCGGCTCGGTCTACGCCATCTTCGCCCTCGGCTACACGCTGGTGTTCTCGATCCTGGGCATCATCAATTTCGCCCACGGCGCCGTCTTCACTCTCGGAGCCTACTGCACCTACGCCCTGGCCGTCGGCGATTTCGGCCTGAACGGACTCCTGGCCGGCATGAGCCTGCCGTTCCGCCTGCCGTTTCCCCTGGCCCTGCTCGGCGGCTCCCTCCTGGCCGGCGGCATCGGCGTCCTCGTCGAGCGTCTGGCTTTCCGGCCCCTGCGCGCCAAGGGCGCGGACCCGCTCCTAGCCCTGGTCAGCAGCCTCGGCGTGGCCCTCATTCTCGTCAACTGCCTGCAGTTCCTGGTCGGCGCCGAGATCTACGCCTTCCCCTCGGGCATCTTCGGCTCCCTGCCCATGGCCATGGTTTTCAAGATGGACGGCAAGGTCCTGGCCGTGCGCACCGTGCAGATCATCATCCTCGTCGTCAGCCTGGCCATGCTCCTGGCCCTGGCCTGGTTCATGAACCGCACGCGCATGGGCAAGGCCCTGCAGGCCACGGCCGAGAACCCCGAGACCGCGAGCCTCCTGGGCATCCACGTCGACCGCTACATCCTGTCCACATTTTTCATCTCCGGCGCCCTCGGCGGCCTGTCCGGCACACTCATCGGCGCCAGCTTCGGCCTGGCCGGGCCGTATTTCGGCGTCAGCTACGGTCTGAAGGGCTTGGCCGTCATCGTCCTCGGCGGACTCGGCAGCATCCCCGGCGCCGTCCTCGGCGGACTCGTCATCGGTCTGGGCGAGGCCTTCCTCCCGCCCGACTACTCGTCCATGAAGGAGGCCGTGGCCTTCGTCATGCTCTTCGTCATCCTCCTGGCCCGCCCCCAGGGGCTTCTGGGACGGCAAACCATCCAGAAGGTCTAG
- a CDS encoding ABC transporter substrate-binding protein, with translation MRSFIILLAGLFLANTALAEPVGSPIPVGIAVGQTTNVALFGEEQVNGAKVAEKLLNEKGGVGGTPIRLAFQDTGGDEAGAINAFQNLISRDKVVAIIGPTLSQQAFAANPIANQAKVPVVGPSNTAKGIAQIGEYVSRISAPMTLVAPNALKRALKLNPNVKNVAVVYAQDDAFNVSETGIFQEAIKGMGLNITTIQKTSVKDTDFTTQVTAILGAGVDMVVMSCLAADGGNMVKQLRQLGYEGLIVGGNGFNSPNMYPVCGQECTGVIVAQAYSPKADNAENKAFSAAFKDMFKKDPAQFSAQAYTSVKVVVDALNEVEKSSGKKIAEMDTAELRTALNAAIVSSSYDTPLGEIVLDADGEITQKTFYVSQIKVADDGKTGTMELLPE, from the coding sequence ATGCGTTCATTCATCATTCTTTTGGCGGGCTTGTTCCTCGCCAATACGGCCCTGGCCGAGCCTGTCGGCAGCCCCATCCCCGTCGGCATCGCCGTGGGCCAGACCACCAATGTCGCCCTGTTCGGCGAGGAGCAGGTCAACGGCGCCAAGGTCGCCGAGAAGCTCCTGAACGAGAAGGGCGGCGTCGGCGGCACGCCCATCAGACTGGCCTTTCAGGACACCGGCGGGGACGAGGCCGGGGCCATCAACGCCTTCCAGAACCTCATCTCCCGCGACAAGGTCGTGGCCATCATCGGGCCGACCCTGTCCCAACAGGCCTTCGCCGCCAACCCCATCGCCAACCAGGCCAAGGTCCCCGTTGTCGGCCCGTCCAACACGGCCAAGGGCATCGCCCAGATCGGCGAGTACGTCTCCCGCATCTCCGCGCCCATGACCCTCGTCGCCCCCAACGCCCTGAAGCGCGCCCTGAAGCTCAACCCGAACGTGAAGAACGTGGCCGTGGTCTATGCCCAGGACGACGCCTTCAACGTCTCCGAGACCGGCATCTTCCAGGAGGCCATCAAGGGCATGGGCCTGAACATCACCACCATCCAGAAGACCAGCGTCAAGGACACGGACTTCACCACCCAGGTCACCGCCATCCTCGGCGCCGGCGTGGACATGGTCGTCATGAGCTGCCTGGCCGCCGACGGCGGCAACATGGTCAAGCAGCTGCGACAGCTCGGCTACGAGGGCCTCATCGTCGGCGGCAACGGCTTCAACTCCCCGAACATGTACCCCGTCTGCGGACAGGAGTGCACCGGCGTCATCGTCGCCCAGGCCTACAGCCCGAAAGCCGACAACGCCGAGAACAAGGCCTTTTCCGCCGCCTTCAAGGACATGTTCAAGAAGGACCCGGCCCAGTTCTCGGCCCAGGCCTACACCAGCGTGAAGGTCGTCGTGGACGCCCTGAACGAAGTCGAGAAGAGCTCCGGCAAAAAGATCGCCGAGATGGACACCGCCGAACTGCGCACTGCCCTCAACGCCGCCATCGTCTCCAGTTCCTACGACACGCCCCTAGGCGAGATCGTCCTCGATGCCGACGGCGAGATCACCCAGAAGACCTTCTACGTCTCGCAGATCAAGGTCGCCGACGACGGCAAGACCGGGACCATGGAACTGCTGCCCGAATAA